From the genome of Nitrospira sp., one region includes:
- a CDS encoding 50S ribosomal protein L25 — protein MKFELTVESREGGGKGPARQLRRAGRVPAVLYGQGECLLLSVKPDELVKILRSQAGTTALISLTINGTKGKPNRTALLREFQVDPITSSVLHADFFEVAMDKPIRVKVPIHLTGGQPIGLKEGGVLHQALRELHVECLPSVLPDFIAVDASQLQINEGIHLKDIPKTEGLRFLDDPEHMIVSVAAPMTDAKLESLLATGVAGAEGAKEPEVAAKGKAAAEGAAGAEAGKAGDAKAGAAAPKAGAAPAKKEPEKKK, from the coding sequence ATGAAATTCGAGTTAACCGTTGAGAGCAGAGAAGGTGGAGGCAAGGGGCCTGCGCGTCAACTTCGTCGTGCCGGTCGGGTTCCGGCGGTGTTGTATGGGCAGGGGGAATGTTTACTGCTCTCCGTCAAGCCGGATGAGCTGGTAAAAATTTTACGCTCCCAAGCCGGGACCACAGCACTCATCTCCCTCACCATCAACGGGACGAAGGGTAAGCCGAATCGCACAGCGCTGTTGCGAGAGTTTCAAGTCGATCCCATCACGAGCAGCGTGCTGCACGCGGATTTCTTTGAAGTCGCCATGGATAAGCCAATCCGCGTGAAGGTGCCGATCCATCTGACCGGCGGCCAGCCGATCGGTCTGAAAGAAGGCGGTGTGTTGCATCAGGCGTTGCGCGAGTTACATGTCGAATGTTTGCCGTCCGTGCTGCCGGATTTCATCGCCGTCGATGCCTCGCAATTACAGATCAACGAGGGTATCCATCTCAAAGATATTCCGAAGACGGAAGGCCTCCGCTTCTTGGACGATCCCGAGCACATGATCGTCAGCGTGGCGGCGCCGATGACCGATGCCAAACTGGAATCCTTGCTCGCAACCGGCGTGGCTGGCGCCGAAGGGGCCAAGGAGCCGGAAGTGGCGGCGAAGGGGAAGGCTGCGGCTGAAGGCGCGGCCGGCGCCGAAGCAGGCAAGGCGGGTGACGCCAAGGCCGGGGCGGCTGCGCCCAAGGCGGGAGCAGCTCCAGCCAAGAAGGAACCAGAGAAGAAGAAGTAG
- a CDS encoding aminoacyl-tRNA hydrolase, with protein MALRLLVGLGNPGSDYADTRHNIGCWVIERAAARWSIRLTRKGAAQRGSGRAGSKLVELAQTLDWMNLSGPPLKGLLRELDLTPDALVVVHDDLDLEPGRLRIRRDGGSGGHNGIKSVIEALGTPQFVRLKVGVGRPAPRQDTADYVLEPLSREERASYDLCLERAVDALELLLHRDVATAMNQFNVREKADGA; from the coding sequence GTGGCGTTGCGCCTGCTCGTTGGATTGGGCAATCCAGGGTCCGACTATGCCGACACACGGCATAATATCGGGTGCTGGGTCATCGAGCGGGCGGCGGCGCGATGGTCGATACGTCTCACCAGGAAGGGCGCGGCCCAGCGAGGCTCGGGTCGCGCCGGTTCCAAACTCGTCGAGCTGGCCCAAACGCTCGACTGGATGAATCTCAGCGGTCCCCCCCTCAAAGGTCTCCTTCGCGAGCTGGATCTTACGCCCGATGCCCTGGTTGTTGTGCACGACGACCTGGATCTGGAACCAGGCCGTTTGCGCATCAGGCGAGATGGCGGCAGCGGCGGCCACAACGGCATCAAGTCCGTGATTGAAGCGTTAGGCACACCCCAGTTCGTCCGTCTGAAGGTCGGGGTGGGTCGACCGGCGCCGAGGCAAGATACGGCAGACTACGTGTTGGAGCCGCTGTCCCGGGAAGAGCGAGCCTCGTACGATCTGTGTCTGGAGAGAGCCGTTGATGCCCTTGAACTGCTGCTCCACCGCGACGTGGCAACGGCCATGAATCAATTCAACGTGCGGGAGAAGGCCGACGGGGCATAG
- the ispE gene encoding 4-(cytidine 5'-diphospho)-2-C-methyl-D-erythritol kinase: MNSTSLRVLTPAKVNLILRVLERRPDGFHTIWSLMHTVGLDDELTLTMQPAAASRIALRCNQADLAVDQTNLVYRAAELVLARAGRTIDLSITLTKRIPMGAGLGGGSSDAAATILGLNRLLELQWSVEQMAEVGQQLGSDVPFFFVAPAACVTGRGELVRPVQVTGQRWIVLVNPGFPVETKWAYQQLAATRQAVRPLSENLLQVGDRSTLDWGEIIPLVENDFEAPVFAQHPVLAQIKRQLVELGAEVALLSGSGATMFGVFHDEATAKQAALVCGADPQRKAYAVPMGGAPEAMVF, from the coding sequence GTGAACTCTACCAGTCTTCGTGTTCTGACTCCTGCTAAAGTCAATCTGATTCTCCGGGTGCTTGAACGGCGGCCTGATGGGTTCCATACCATTTGGTCTCTGATGCATACGGTTGGGCTCGACGACGAGTTGACGCTAACCATGCAGCCGGCAGCCGCCTCCCGCATCGCCTTGCGTTGTAACCAGGCCGACCTGGCGGTGGATCAGACCAATCTCGTCTATCGGGCTGCGGAGTTGGTGTTGGCGAGAGCCGGCCGGACGATTGATCTTTCCATCACTCTGACCAAGCGCATTCCCATGGGAGCCGGGCTCGGCGGAGGGAGCAGCGACGCGGCGGCGACCATTCTCGGGTTGAATCGGTTGTTGGAATTGCAATGGTCGGTCGAGCAGATGGCGGAAGTGGGACAGCAGTTGGGGAGCGATGTGCCGTTTTTCTTCGTAGCCCCTGCCGCCTGCGTGACCGGGAGAGGCGAGCTGGTTCGCCCGGTCCAGGTCACGGGACAGCGATGGATCGTGCTGGTCAACCCGGGATTTCCCGTCGAAACGAAATGGGCCTACCAGCAGCTCGCGGCCACTCGCCAGGCGGTACGGCCGCTGTCAGAGAATTTGCTGCAGGTGGGCGACCGCTCCACCCTGGATTGGGGAGAGATCATTCCTCTGGTCGAGAACGACTTTGAGGCACCCGTCTTCGCGCAGCATCCGGTATTGGCGCAGATCAAACGCCAACTCGTGGAGTTGGGGGCTGAGGTGGCCCTCCTCTCCGGGAGTGGCGCCACGATGTTCGGGGTGTTTCATGACGAAGCGACGGCCAAGCAGGCGGCGTTGGTCTGCGGTGCCGATCCGCAGAGGAAGGCCTATGCTGTTCCAATGGGCGGCGCCCCGGAGGCCATGGTCTTCTAG
- a CDS encoding ribose-phosphate pyrophosphokinase encodes MNRELRLFSGNANPALARAVGTYLSLPISVATVSSFSDGEIRVRIEENVRGADVFLIQSCCAPVNDSIMEMLIMIDALKRSSANRITAVIPYFGYARQDRKDQPRVPISAKLVADLITTAGADRVLTMDLHASQIQGFFDIPVDNLYALPVLLDYITKRQIQDLVVVSPDAGGVERARAFAKRLQANLAIIDKRREGPNQAQVMNIIGDVQGKSALLLDDMIDTAGTIVQGAQACLEKGAREVWAGCSHGVLSGPALERLQQSGLTEVVVTDSIPLRGKELKCPKLKLLSVAPLFGEAIRRIHEDESVSSLFV; translated from the coding sequence ATGAACAGGGAACTGAGGCTCTTTTCGGGCAATGCCAATCCTGCGCTTGCACGTGCGGTAGGCACATACCTCAGTCTGCCTATCAGCGTCGCCACAGTCTCGTCGTTCAGCGATGGGGAGATCCGCGTTCGTATCGAAGAGAATGTACGCGGCGCGGATGTCTTTTTGATCCAATCCTGCTGTGCGCCGGTCAATGACTCGATCATGGAAATGCTGATCATGATCGATGCGTTGAAGCGGTCGTCGGCCAATCGCATCACCGCGGTCATTCCCTATTTCGGCTATGCCCGTCAGGATCGCAAAGACCAGCCTCGTGTGCCGATTTCGGCCAAGCTGGTGGCGGATCTCATCACCACGGCCGGTGCGGACCGGGTGTTGACGATGGATCTGCACGCCAGCCAGATTCAAGGCTTCTTCGATATCCCCGTGGACAATTTGTACGCGTTGCCCGTGTTGCTGGACTATATTACCAAACGCCAAATTCAGGATTTGGTCGTGGTGTCCCCCGATGCCGGTGGTGTGGAACGGGCGAGAGCCTTTGCCAAGCGTCTCCAAGCCAACCTCGCCATCATCGACAAGCGCCGGGAGGGACCGAACCAGGCGCAGGTCATGAACATCATCGGTGATGTGCAAGGCAAGAGCGCCCTGCTCCTCGACGATATGATCGATACGGCCGGCACGATTGTGCAGGGAGCGCAAGCCTGTCTCGAGAAGGGAGCCCGGGAAGTGTGGGCCGGCTGCTCGCATGGTGTGCTGTCGGGACCTGCGTTGGAACGTCTTCAGCAGTCCGGCCTGACGGAAGTGGTCGTGACCGATTCGATTCCGTTGCGCGGAAAAGAGCTGAAGTGTCCGAAGTTGAAATTGTTGTCTGTGGCGCCGCTGTTCGGTGAAGCCATCAGACGTATCCATGAGGATGAATCAGTGAGTTCGTTATTCGTGTAG
- a CDS encoding porin family protein — translation MVCRRSASIGLLTGLVLCWSLLVFPADSRAEWYVAGQVGWNFVDPLRNVRGTGGLAGQDFVNFNLKTSPAFGAKVGVFPGHGILGVELDVTHSTPHIKSLDDAPGIHLSVTTIGANVLLRYPGVTWQPYIGGGPALLVAQLGRSAQTERDTQQSLGGNVLVGVRAFVTPKMALFTEYKYTDSTLHFGGALGPLGGFEGTYRAHQLFMGLSYHF, via the coding sequence ATGGTGTGTCGAAGGTCTGCGTCAATCGGATTGCTTACCGGGCTCGTGCTCTGTTGGTCGCTTCTCGTCTTCCCTGCCGATTCCCGCGCTGAATGGTACGTTGCCGGTCAGGTGGGTTGGAACTTTGTGGATCCCCTTCGTAACGTCAGGGGGACCGGTGGGCTCGCCGGCCAAGACTTCGTGAATTTCAATCTAAAAACCAGCCCGGCGTTCGGCGCAAAAGTGGGCGTGTTTCCTGGCCATGGCATATTGGGGGTCGAGCTGGACGTGACACACAGCACTCCGCACATCAAGAGCCTGGATGATGCGCCGGGCATTCATCTGTCGGTGACCACGATCGGCGCGAATGTGTTGTTGCGGTATCCGGGTGTCACCTGGCAGCCCTACATCGGCGGAGGTCCGGCGCTGCTCGTGGCACAGTTGGGACGATCCGCACAAACAGAACGTGATACGCAACAATCGCTCGGCGGAAACGTGCTGGTTGGCGTTCGTGCATTCGTGACACCGAAGATGGCCCTGTTTACGGAATACAAGTATACCGACTCGACGCTTCACTTCGGTGGAGCCCTCGGGCCGCTGGGCGGATTTGAAGGAACCTATCGCGCTCATCAACTGTTCATGGGCCTGTCGTATCATTTTTGA